Proteins found in one Paenibacillus dendritiformis genomic segment:
- a CDS encoding serine hydrolase domain-containing protein, whose product MKRLAVYLFIAALLVRPAALAAEEGAPARQGQPDIDEAAIERFVQAELEKAQSPGAAVVVVSGDRVVYANGFGLADREAGIPATSSTLFQLGSTSKAFTGLALLELEQQGALRLDDPVARYLPWLQLNYEGQAVKVTLGQLLHHTSGVPFASIASIPEDSGEQALERTVRALSGSELDTVPGSKYQYATINYDVLGLVIQEVSGMSYEAYMSGMLQRLGLHDTMPMAQLNDRQRLAAGYKIGFGSPRLYQAPDYRGNTPAGYLVANADDIGRWLLLQLGAAGISPSDRAIIERSHRPDTNAGPDENGASYAAGWFVSADGKEISHQGSNPNFSSFIIFRPQERLGVGVLANLNSAYTFHIGSGLMSLLREREPPPAQADFYPQLDRIAMAGLAIIAVSLIVPAAAAIRIPLQLRRKRRAFVPPRGRRLFVLGAAILTAGACFWGIGKLLDKIFAGLPLDVAAVWCPVSVIWLIYAFCFAAGIAFLFFVAVWLLPKVRRPPLPIPAEEVK is encoded by the coding sequence ATGAAGAGGCTTGCCGTTTATCTGTTTATCGCTGCGCTGCTTGTCCGTCCGGCAGCGCTCGCCGCCGAAGAGGGAGCCCCTGCCCGGCAAGGGCAGCCGGATATAGACGAAGCCGCTATCGAGCGGTTCGTGCAGGCCGAGCTGGAGAAGGCGCAAAGTCCCGGCGCCGCGGTTGTCGTCGTGAGCGGAGATCGGGTGGTCTATGCGAACGGCTTCGGGCTCGCCGACCGGGAGGCCGGGATTCCGGCAACCAGCTCTACCTTGTTTCAATTGGGCTCGACCTCCAAAGCGTTTACCGGCTTGGCCTTGCTGGAACTGGAGCAGCAGGGAGCACTTCGTCTCGACGACCCGGTCGCCCGCTACCTGCCGTGGCTCCAACTGAATTATGAAGGGCAGGCGGTCAAGGTGACGCTCGGCCAACTGCTGCATCATACAAGCGGGGTGCCGTTTGCCTCGATCGCGTCGATTCCGGAGGATTCGGGAGAGCAGGCATTGGAACGCACGGTGCGGGCTTTGTCGGGAAGCGAGCTCGATACCGTTCCGGGAAGCAAGTATCAATACGCCACCATTAATTATGACGTTCTAGGCCTGGTTATCCAGGAAGTATCGGGTATGTCCTACGAGGCTTATATGTCCGGAATGCTGCAGCGGCTGGGACTGCATGACACCATGCCGATGGCGCAGTTGAACGATCGGCAGCGGCTGGCCGCGGGCTACAAGATCGGGTTCGGTTCGCCGCGGCTGTATCAGGCTCCCGATTACAGGGGGAACACGCCTGCCGGCTACCTGGTCGCCAATGCGGACGATATCGGGCGGTGGCTGCTGCTTCAGTTGGGAGCAGCCGGCATATCCCCAAGCGACCGGGCGATAATCGAACGTTCGCACCGGCCCGATACGAACGCGGGGCCCGACGAGAATGGCGCTTCCTATGCCGCGGGGTGGTTTGTGTCAGCCGACGGGAAGGAAATATCGCACCAAGGCTCCAACCCCAACTTCTCGTCCTTTATCATCTTCCGGCCGCAGGAGCGGCTCGGCGTAGGCGTGCTCGCCAATCTCAATTCCGCGTACACGTTTCACATCGGCTCCGGCCTGATGAGTCTGCTGCGGGAACGGGAGCCGCCGCCTGCCCAGGCCGACTTCTACCCGCAGCTCGACCGGATCGCGATGGCGGGGCTGGCGATCATTGCTGTCAGCCTGATCGTGCCGGCGGCGGCCGCGATTCGCATCCCGCTCCAACTGCGCCGCAAGCGGCGAGCCTTCGTCCCGCCGCGGGGAAGGCGGCTCTTCGTCCTCGGCGCCGCAATTCTGACGGCGGGCGCATGCTTCTGGGGAATCGGGAAGCTGCTTGACAAGATCTTTGCGGGCCTGCCGCTCGATGTGGCCGCGGTATGGTGTCCCGTCAGCGTCATCTGGTTGATCTATGCGTTCTGCTTTGCCGCAGGAATCGCGTTCCTGTTCTTTGTCGCGGTTTGGCTGTTGCCTAAGGTAAGGCGTCCGCCCCTGCCCATCCCCGCTGAGGAGGTGAAGTAA
- a CDS encoding thioesterase II family protein codes for MKCKLFCLPHAGGSATVYMRWKRYLRDGIELHPLEPAGRGKRLVEPHYESLDEMIGDLCGCLERQLDGSDFALFGHSMGALVAYELTHAIKRRMGREPVHLFVSGTYPPHAKKINILHSLSDDRLREEIKRLGGTEGELLEREDLLRLFLPVLRRDLQLVETHRFEDKPDRIHCDLSVLSGKEDRATAGYDLSEWSRYGSRACRFHEFEGGHFFINEHVVQVVSLINDALCSPLFKMSAKKEP; via the coding sequence ATGAAATGCAAGCTGTTTTGCCTGCCCCATGCCGGCGGCTCCGCTACCGTCTACATGCGGTGGAAACGTTACCTCCGCGACGGCATTGAGTTGCATCCCCTGGAGCCGGCCGGCCGGGGCAAAAGGCTTGTTGAGCCCCATTACGAGAGTCTGGATGAAATGATCGGCGATTTATGCGGATGCCTGGAGCGGCAGTTGGACGGTTCCGACTTTGCTTTGTTCGGCCACAGCATGGGAGCGCTTGTCGCCTACGAGCTGACGCATGCCATCAAGCGGAGAATGGGGCGGGAACCCGTTCATCTTTTCGTATCGGGAACCTATCCTCCCCATGCCAAAAAGATCAACATCCTTCATTCGCTGTCCGACGACAGGCTGCGCGAGGAAATCAAGCGGTTGGGAGGAACCGAGGGAGAGCTTCTCGAGCGCGAGGATCTGCTGCGGCTATTTTTGCCGGTGCTGCGCAGAGATTTGCAGTTGGTCGAGACGCACCGCTTTGAGGATAAGCCGGACCGGATTCACTGCGATTTGTCCGTGCTGAGCGGAAAAGAAGACAGGGCCACCGCCGGCTACGACCTGTCGGAGTGGTCGAGATACGGCAGCCGGGCTTGCCGTTTTCATGAATTCGAGGGAGGCCACTTTTTTATTAATGAACATGTCGTTCAGGTGGTGTCGCTCATCAATGATGCATTATGCAGTCCCCTATTTAAGATGTCCGCAAAAAAGGAGCCGTGA
- a CDS encoding 3-hydroxyacyl-CoA dehydrogenase family protein, whose translation MIQTVGVVGAGVMGSDVALDLACYGYEVVLKDISEDAVRRAKEKIRTDFRLLKMVKPQAKQLALEDVLDRIAFTTSYDGFGRVQFVIENITEDWERKKAVYTELSEACGIDAYFAVNTSCISITKVGALMPRPDKVIGMHFMNPVPMKELVEVIRGEHTSDETVACGEQFLRSFDKVPVVVNDFPGFVTNRVLMLTINECVWAVQDGVAEPQDVDKIFRLGFGHKMGPLATCDLIGLDTILNSLLVLYDSYKDPKFRPCPLLVKMVDAGYLGKKSGKGFFDYDK comes from the coding sequence ATGATACAAACCGTTGGAGTCGTCGGAGCAGGTGTAATGGGAAGCGATGTCGCCCTGGATCTCGCTTGCTACGGATACGAGGTGGTATTGAAAGATATCAGCGAGGATGCCGTGCGGCGGGCGAAGGAGAAGATTCGAACCGATTTTCGGCTGTTGAAAATGGTCAAGCCGCAGGCGAAGCAGCTTGCCCTGGAAGACGTGCTCGACCGGATTGCGTTCACGACGAGCTATGACGGCTTCGGGCGCGTCCAGTTCGTCATCGAGAACATTACGGAAGATTGGGAACGGAAGAAGGCGGTGTACACCGAGCTGTCGGAGGCATGCGGCATTGATGCGTATTTCGCCGTCAATACGAGCTGCATTTCCATTACGAAGGTAGGCGCGCTGATGCCCAGACCGGACAAGGTCATCGGTATGCATTTCATGAACCCGGTCCCGATGAAGGAGCTCGTGGAAGTCATTCGGGGAGAGCATACCTCGGATGAGACCGTGGCTTGCGGGGAACAGTTTTTGCGATCGTTCGATAAAGTCCCCGTCGTCGTCAACGATTTTCCCGGCTTCGTGACCAACCGCGTCCTGATGCTGACGATTAACGAATGCGTATGGGCCGTCCAGGACGGGGTAGCCGAGCCGCAGGACGTCGATAAAATTTTCCGCCTCGGCTTCGGCCACAAAATGGGACCGCTTGCCACCTGCGATCTGATTGGCTTGGATACGATTCTGAACTCGCTGCTCGTGCTGTATGACAGCTACAAGGATCCGAAGTTCCGGCCTTGCCCGCTGCTCGTGAAGATGGTGGATGCCGGATATTTGGGCAAAAAATCGGGAAAAGGATTTTTCGATTACGACAAGTAG
- a CDS encoding HAD-IIIC family phosphatase, with product MDKATEKVKEVKCIVWDLDHTMWDGILLESGEVALKPGIREILAELDSRGILHSIASRNDEEHAMSKLREFGIESYFLYPEINWNAKSASIEKICGNLNIGKDTLLFIDDQPFEHDEVQSVHPEVACMDAADYGTLLAHPRLNPRFITEDSKRRRAMYIEDMQRKREEEAFAGPQEAFLKSLGMRFVISEAREEDLKRAEELTVRTNQLNATGYTYSYEELDRIRQSPDYMLLVCELTDKYGSYGKIGLALIELKEDCWHLKLLLMSCRVMSRGVGTVMLTYIMQQAKMEGKTLLADFKQTDRNKMMYVTYRFANFVEVSNDGQGNILFKNDLNQIQPFPPYIEVKVTVAGRKG from the coding sequence ATGGACAAGGCCACGGAAAAGGTCAAGGAAGTGAAATGCATCGTATGGGATCTCGACCATACGATGTGGGACGGCATTTTGCTGGAGTCGGGGGAGGTCGCGCTGAAGCCCGGCATCCGGGAGATTCTGGCGGAGCTGGACTCGCGGGGCATCCTGCATTCGATTGCGAGCAGGAACGATGAGGAACACGCCATGAGCAAGCTTCGGGAGTTCGGCATTGAATCGTATTTCCTCTATCCCGAAATCAACTGGAATGCCAAGTCGGCATCGATAGAGAAAATATGCGGTAACCTGAACATCGGCAAGGACACGCTTCTGTTCATTGACGATCAGCCCTTCGAACACGACGAGGTGCAAAGCGTCCATCCGGAGGTGGCCTGCATGGATGCGGCCGACTACGGCACGCTGCTTGCGCATCCGCGTCTCAACCCCCGCTTCATCACGGAAGATTCGAAGCGCCGCCGCGCCATGTATATCGAGGATATGCAGCGGAAGCGGGAGGAAGAGGCGTTTGCCGGGCCCCAGGAAGCGTTCCTGAAATCGCTCGGCATGCGCTTCGTCATCAGCGAGGCCAGGGAGGAGGACTTGAAGCGGGCCGAGGAACTGACCGTCCGCACCAATCAGTTGAATGCGACGGGCTATACCTACAGCTACGAGGAGCTGGACCGGATCAGACAGTCTCCGGACTATATGCTGCTGGTTTGCGAGCTGACGGATAAATACGGCTCCTACGGCAAGATCGGTCTCGCTCTCATCGAGCTAAAAGAGGACTGCTGGCATTTGAAGCTGCTGCTTATGTCTTGCAGGGTGATGTCGCGCGGCGTGGGCACCGTCATGCTGACCTATATTATGCAGCAGGCCAAAATGGAAGGGAAAACGCTGCTGGCTGACTTCAAACAGACGGATCGCAACAAGATGATGTATGTCACGTACCGGTTCGCGAATTTTGTCGAAGTTTCCAACGACGGCCAGGGGAATATTTTGTTCAAAAACGACTTGAATCAAATTCAACCGTTCCCGCCTTATATTGAGGTGAAGGTGACGGTTGCAGGGAGAAAGGGGTAA
- a CDS encoding acyl carrier protein — protein MEIKQKIRDFIESNLVVFEDEAVFSDDDHIFQMGFVNSLFAMKLLGYIEQEFGITVGNEDLDIANFSTLNNIVRLIEKHMQEV, from the coding sequence ATGGAAATCAAGCAAAAAATTCGCGATTTCATTGAGAGCAATCTGGTTGTATTCGAGGATGAAGCCGTGTTCTCCGACGACGATCATATTTTTCAAATGGGCTTTGTCAATTCCTTGTTCGCGATGAAGCTGCTTGGCTATATCGAGCAGGAGTTCGGGATTACGGTCGGGAACGAGGATTTGGATATCGCCAATTTCAGCACGCTCAACAATATCGTCCGGCTCATCGAAAAGCATATGCAGGAGGTGTAA
- a CDS encoding acyl-CoA dehydrogenase family protein, with the protein MNAHTCSSAAQIVEEARQFAAREIRALAGEIDASGELPRSLIAKLGERGYLAASWPEEYGGLGLDPVAYGLLTEQIGKACSNTRALLTVQTSLLGETMLRFGTEAQKRFWLPRMARAEKLGAFALSEPHVGSDAKSVQTTYRKEGARYILNGSKKWISFAAIADFFVVVAADSAGQITSFLVEREREGVRTIPMGGMLGNRGVHIAAIRFDEVEVPAENVLGSVGGGFTYVVSTALDHGRYSIAWAGAAIAAEALEAMVTYARSRSQFGEKLHHFQLVKGMIGDAVAKVHAARSLCLSAGEMRRDGAEDAIHQTAIAKYFTSKVAVEVTNDTVQIHGGNGCRSDYPAERLFREAKVLEIIEGTSQIQQQVIAQYGLRKYAVKKQGAVLAGREA; encoded by the coding sequence ATGAATGCTCACACATGCTCTTCTGCCGCTCAAATCGTGGAAGAGGCCAGACAGTTCGCAGCCCGGGAGATTCGGGCGCTGGCCGGGGAGATCGACGCCAGCGGGGAGCTTCCCCGCAGCCTGATCGCCAAGCTGGGCGAGCGCGGGTATTTGGCGGCCAGTTGGCCGGAGGAGTACGGCGGCCTCGGGCTGGATCCGGTAGCCTATGGATTGCTTACGGAGCAGATCGGCAAAGCGTGCAGCAACACGAGGGCGCTGCTGACTGTGCAAACCTCATTGCTGGGAGAGACGATGCTGAGATTCGGAACCGAGGCGCAAAAGCGGTTCTGGCTGCCGCGAATGGCGCGGGCGGAGAAGCTGGGTGCGTTTGCCCTGTCCGAGCCGCACGTGGGCTCGGATGCCAAAAGCGTGCAAACGACTTACCGGAAGGAGGGCGCGCGGTACATATTGAACGGCAGCAAGAAATGGATATCGTTTGCGGCAATCGCCGATTTTTTTGTCGTCGTCGCCGCAGATTCGGCCGGACAAATCACATCATTCCTCGTTGAACGCGAGCGCGAAGGCGTGCGCACTATCCCGATGGGCGGCATGCTTGGCAACCGCGGGGTCCATATCGCCGCGATTCGCTTCGATGAAGTGGAGGTTCCTGCCGAAAACGTGCTCGGCAGCGTCGGAGGAGGCTTTACCTATGTCGTCTCCACAGCGCTGGATCATGGCCGTTACAGCATTGCATGGGCGGGGGCGGCCATTGCGGCGGAAGCGCTGGAGGCGATGGTGACGTATGCGCGGTCGCGGTCGCAATTCGGCGAGAAGCTGCATCATTTCCAACTGGTCAAGGGGATGATCGGGGATGCGGTCGCCAAGGTTCACGCCGCGCGATCGCTCTGTCTCAGCGCAGGGGAGATGCGCCGCGATGGGGCGGAGGACGCCATCCACCAAACGGCGATCGCCAAGTATTTTACCTCGAAAGTCGCGGTGGAAGTGACGAACGATACCGTGCAAATTCATGGCGGCAACGGCTGCCGCAGCGACTACCCGGCGGAACGGTTGTTCCGGGAAGCCAAGGTGCTGGAGATTATCGAGGGTACGAGCCAGATTCAACAACAGGTCATTGCCCAATACGGCCTGCGGAAGTATGCGGTCAAGAAGCAGGGGGCAGTTCTAGCGGGAAGGGAGGCGTGA